Proteins co-encoded in one Seriola aureovittata isolate HTS-2021-v1 ecotype China chromosome 1, ASM2101889v1, whole genome shotgun sequence genomic window:
- the LOC130167428 gene encoding uncharacterized protein LOC130167428 isoform X2: MDTLSSHSVEETNCMRSGEGGEEEVEEEEEGGDEEDKEKEKYDSQTEESAVQRQQKPPWAPCFYYKTDKEVYHYVGHKIIIEEALDSYGGMIWPAALALCNYLDTNREQLNLVDKAVLEIGAGTGLVSVVAALLGAWVTASDLPEVLSNLRVNLSRNTTGRCRHTPQVAALSWGYDLEHTYPTSVYRYDYILAADVVYHHDFLDELLATMKHFCRPGTAVIWANKVRMENDLTFTENFKKAFHTSLLAEDGDMKIFMATCREEEGEGDEIQDLLREKQEDEDENNKEKPVEEKHNEDEVHCVNKQKSEGKENNDDVTEEPHMLEAERGDDEEEKHEHECEEEEEMEATMVLKDDEYKEDERNKPENNDSNCNTTASDVETTGHMSLMQKAVQQDRVPAWVSSIQSTFGKDVYHYVGQDIVIYESIDSYGAVMWPAALALCSFLDNNRDEVNLQGKEVLELGAGTGLVTIVASLLGASVTSTDLPEVLSNLRANVMRNTRKHCRHTPEVEVLSWGYDLERTHPTSIYRYDYILAADVVYHHDFLDELLATMKHFCRPGTTVIWANKVRMENDLTFTENFKKAFHTSLLAEDGDMKIFMGTCRH; encoded by the exons ATGGATACTCTGTCCAGTCACTCTGTGGAGGAAACCAACTGTATGAGAAGCGGAGAggggggagaagaagaagtagaggaggaggaggaaggtggagatgaagaagataaagagaaggaaaaat aTGATTCACAAACCGAGGAATCAGCTGTTCAAAGGCAACAAAAACCGCCCTGGGCTCCATGTTTCTACTACAAAACAGATAAAGAGGTGTATCATTATGTTGGGCACAAGATCATCATCGAGGAGGCTCTGGACTCGTATGGAGGCATGATATGGCCAGCG GCTTTGGCTCTCTGCAACTACCTTGACACTAACCGTGAGCAGTTGAATCTCGTGGACAAAGCGGTGCTGGAGATCGGAGCAGGAACTGGCCTTGTGTCTGTTGTAGCGGCGCTCCTGG GTGCATGGGTGACAGCTTCAGACCTTCCAGAGGTCCTGAGCAACCTGAGAGTCAACCTGAGCAGGAACACCACTGGCCGATGCAGACACACTCCCCAGGTGGCGGCTCTGTCCTGGGGCTACGACCTGGAGCACACCTACCCTACATCCGTCTACCGGTACGACTACATTCTGGCAGCTGATGTGGTCTACCATCACGACTTCTTAGACGAGCTCCTGGCCACCATGAAGCATTTCTGCCGACCAGGAACGGCTGTGATCTGGGCCAACAAGGTCAGGATGGAGAATGATCTGACTTTCACTGAGAACTTTAAAAAGGCCTTTCACACAAGTTTACTGGCTGAAGACGGAGACATGAAGATCTTCATGGCAACGTgtagagaagaagagggagaaggtGATGAAATCCAAGATctgctgagagagaaacaggaagatgaagatgagaatAACAAAGAGAAGCCTGTAGAGGAAAAACACAACGAGGATGAGGTTCACTGtgtcaataaacaaaaaagtgaagGTAAAGAAAACAATGATGATGTAACAGAGGAGCCTCACATGttagaggcagagagaggagatgatgaggaagaaaaacatgagcatgagtgtgaggaagaggaagagatggaggcgACAATGGTCCTTAAAGATGATGAATATAAAGAGGATGAGAGGAATAAACCAGAGAACAATGATTCAAATTGCAACACCACAGCCAGTGATGTAGAGACTACAG GGCACATGTCACTGATGCAGAAAGCTGTACAGCAGGACCGAGTACCAGCCTGGGTTTCCAGCATCCAGAGCACCTTTGGCAAAGATGTCTACCATTATGTGGGGCAGGACATTGTCATTTATGAATCCATAGACTCCTATGGAGCAGTGATGTGGCCAGCG GCCTtggctctctgctctttcctgGACAACAACAGGGATGAGGTGAACCTGCAGGGGAAGGAGGTGCTGGAGCTGGGAGCAGGAACAGGACTGGTAACCATCGTGGCCAGTCTGCTTG gagcttcagtcacgTCCACAGACTTACCGGAGGTGTTGAGTAACCTCAGGGCCAATGTGATGAGGAACACCCGGAAGCATTGCAGACACACACCCGAGGTGGAAGTTCTATCCTGGGGCTACGACCTGGAGCGCACCCACCCTACATCCATTTACCGGTACGACTACATTCTGGCAGCTGATGTGGTCTACCATCACGACTTCTTAGACGAGCTCCTGGCCACCATGAAGCATTTCTGCCGACCAGGAACGACTGTGATCTGGGCCAACAAGGTCAGGATGGAGAATGATCTGACTTTCACTGAGAACTTTAAAAAGGCCTTTCACACAAGTTTACTGGCTGAAGACGGAGACATGAAGATCTTCATGGGAACATGCAGACACTGA
- the LOC130167428 gene encoding uncharacterized protein LOC130167428 isoform X3: protein MRSGEGGEEEVEEEEEGGDEEDKEKEKYDSQTEESAVQRQQKPPWAPCFYYKTDKEVYHYVGHKIIIEEALDSYGGMIWPAALALCNYLDTNREQLNLVDKAVLEIGAGTGLVSVVAALLGAWVTASDLPEVLSNLRVNLSRNTTGRCRHTPQVAALSWGYDLEHTYPTSVYRYDYILAADVVYHHDFLDELLATMKHFCRPGTAVIWANKVRMENDLTFTENFKKAFHTSLLAEDGDMKIFMATCREEEGEGDEIQDLLREKQEDEDENNKEKPVEEKHNEDEVHCVNKQKSEGKENNDDVTEEPHMLEAERGDDEEEKHEHECEEEEEMEATMVLKDDEYKEDERNKPENNDSNCNTTASDVETTGHMSLMQKAVQQDRVPAWVSSIQSTFGKDVYHYVGQDIVIYESIDSYGAVMWPAALALCSFLDNNRDEVNLQGKEVLELGAGTGLVTIVASLLGASVTSTDLPEVLSNLRANVMRNTRKHCRHTPEVEVLSWGYDLERTHPTSIYRYDYILAADVVYHHDFLDELLATMKHFCRPGTTVIWANKVRMENDLTFTENFKKAFHTSLLAEDGDMKIFMGTCRH, encoded by the exons ATGAGAAGCGGAGAggggggagaagaagaagtagaggaggaggaggaaggtggagatgaagaagataaagagaaggaaaaat aTGATTCACAAACCGAGGAATCAGCTGTTCAAAGGCAACAAAAACCGCCCTGGGCTCCATGTTTCTACTACAAAACAGATAAAGAGGTGTATCATTATGTTGGGCACAAGATCATCATCGAGGAGGCTCTGGACTCGTATGGAGGCATGATATGGCCAGCG GCTTTGGCTCTCTGCAACTACCTTGACACTAACCGTGAGCAGTTGAATCTCGTGGACAAAGCGGTGCTGGAGATCGGAGCAGGAACTGGCCTTGTGTCTGTTGTAGCGGCGCTCCTGG GTGCATGGGTGACAGCTTCAGACCTTCCAGAGGTCCTGAGCAACCTGAGAGTCAACCTGAGCAGGAACACCACTGGCCGATGCAGACACACTCCCCAGGTGGCGGCTCTGTCCTGGGGCTACGACCTGGAGCACACCTACCCTACATCCGTCTACCGGTACGACTACATTCTGGCAGCTGATGTGGTCTACCATCACGACTTCTTAGACGAGCTCCTGGCCACCATGAAGCATTTCTGCCGACCAGGAACGGCTGTGATCTGGGCCAACAAGGTCAGGATGGAGAATGATCTGACTTTCACTGAGAACTTTAAAAAGGCCTTTCACACAAGTTTACTGGCTGAAGACGGAGACATGAAGATCTTCATGGCAACGTgtagagaagaagagggagaaggtGATGAAATCCAAGATctgctgagagagaaacaggaagatgaagatgagaatAACAAAGAGAAGCCTGTAGAGGAAAAACACAACGAGGATGAGGTTCACTGtgtcaataaacaaaaaagtgaagGTAAAGAAAACAATGATGATGTAACAGAGGAGCCTCACATGttagaggcagagagaggagatgatgaggaagaaaaacatgagcatgagtgtgaggaagaggaagagatggaggcgACAATGGTCCTTAAAGATGATGAATATAAAGAGGATGAGAGGAATAAACCAGAGAACAATGATTCAAATTGCAACACCACAGCCAGTGATGTAGAGACTACAG GGCACATGTCACTGATGCAGAAAGCTGTACAGCAGGACCGAGTACCAGCCTGGGTTTCCAGCATCCAGAGCACCTTTGGCAAAGATGTCTACCATTATGTGGGGCAGGACATTGTCATTTATGAATCCATAGACTCCTATGGAGCAGTGATGTGGCCAGCG GCCTtggctctctgctctttcctgGACAACAACAGGGATGAGGTGAACCTGCAGGGGAAGGAGGTGCTGGAGCTGGGAGCAGGAACAGGACTGGTAACCATCGTGGCCAGTCTGCTTG gagcttcagtcacgTCCACAGACTTACCGGAGGTGTTGAGTAACCTCAGGGCCAATGTGATGAGGAACACCCGGAAGCATTGCAGACACACACCCGAGGTGGAAGTTCTATCCTGGGGCTACGACCTGGAGCGCACCCACCCTACATCCATTTACCGGTACGACTACATTCTGGCAGCTGATGTGGTCTACCATCACGACTTCTTAGACGAGCTCCTGGCCACCATGAAGCATTTCTGCCGACCAGGAACGACTGTGATCTGGGCCAACAAGGTCAGGATGGAGAATGATCTGACTTTCACTGAGAACTTTAAAAAGGCCTTTCACACAAGTTTACTGGCTGAAGACGGAGACATGAAGATCTTCATGGGAACATGCAGACACTGA
- the LOC130167428 gene encoding uncharacterized protein LOC130167428 isoform X1: protein MQSYCSRDLALENKAAAGQRSQFVQVYRAFYMDTLSSHSVEETNCMRSGEGGEEEVEEEEEGGDEEDKEKEKYDSQTEESAVQRQQKPPWAPCFYYKTDKEVYHYVGHKIIIEEALDSYGGMIWPAALALCNYLDTNREQLNLVDKAVLEIGAGTGLVSVVAALLGAWVTASDLPEVLSNLRVNLSRNTTGRCRHTPQVAALSWGYDLEHTYPTSVYRYDYILAADVVYHHDFLDELLATMKHFCRPGTAVIWANKVRMENDLTFTENFKKAFHTSLLAEDGDMKIFMATCREEEGEGDEIQDLLREKQEDEDENNKEKPVEEKHNEDEVHCVNKQKSEGKENNDDVTEEPHMLEAERGDDEEEKHEHECEEEEEMEATMVLKDDEYKEDERNKPENNDSNCNTTASDVETTGHMSLMQKAVQQDRVPAWVSSIQSTFGKDVYHYVGQDIVIYESIDSYGAVMWPAALALCSFLDNNRDEVNLQGKEVLELGAGTGLVTIVASLLGASVTSTDLPEVLSNLRANVMRNTRKHCRHTPEVEVLSWGYDLERTHPTSIYRYDYILAADVVYHHDFLDELLATMKHFCRPGTTVIWANKVRMENDLTFTENFKKAFHTSLLAEDGDMKIFMGTCRH, encoded by the exons TTTGTCCAAGTCTACAGAGCATTTTATATGGATACTCTGTCCAGTCACTCTGTGGAGGAAACCAACTGTATGAGAAGCGGAGAggggggagaagaagaagtagaggaggaggaggaaggtggagatgaagaagataaagagaaggaaaaat aTGATTCACAAACCGAGGAATCAGCTGTTCAAAGGCAACAAAAACCGCCCTGGGCTCCATGTTTCTACTACAAAACAGATAAAGAGGTGTATCATTATGTTGGGCACAAGATCATCATCGAGGAGGCTCTGGACTCGTATGGAGGCATGATATGGCCAGCG GCTTTGGCTCTCTGCAACTACCTTGACACTAACCGTGAGCAGTTGAATCTCGTGGACAAAGCGGTGCTGGAGATCGGAGCAGGAACTGGCCTTGTGTCTGTTGTAGCGGCGCTCCTGG GTGCATGGGTGACAGCTTCAGACCTTCCAGAGGTCCTGAGCAACCTGAGAGTCAACCTGAGCAGGAACACCACTGGCCGATGCAGACACACTCCCCAGGTGGCGGCTCTGTCCTGGGGCTACGACCTGGAGCACACCTACCCTACATCCGTCTACCGGTACGACTACATTCTGGCAGCTGATGTGGTCTACCATCACGACTTCTTAGACGAGCTCCTGGCCACCATGAAGCATTTCTGCCGACCAGGAACGGCTGTGATCTGGGCCAACAAGGTCAGGATGGAGAATGATCTGACTTTCACTGAGAACTTTAAAAAGGCCTTTCACACAAGTTTACTGGCTGAAGACGGAGACATGAAGATCTTCATGGCAACGTgtagagaagaagagggagaaggtGATGAAATCCAAGATctgctgagagagaaacaggaagatgaagatgagaatAACAAAGAGAAGCCTGTAGAGGAAAAACACAACGAGGATGAGGTTCACTGtgtcaataaacaaaaaagtgaagGTAAAGAAAACAATGATGATGTAACAGAGGAGCCTCACATGttagaggcagagagaggagatgatgaggaagaaaaacatgagcatgagtgtgaggaagaggaagagatggaggcgACAATGGTCCTTAAAGATGATGAATATAAAGAGGATGAGAGGAATAAACCAGAGAACAATGATTCAAATTGCAACACCACAGCCAGTGATGTAGAGACTACAG GGCACATGTCACTGATGCAGAAAGCTGTACAGCAGGACCGAGTACCAGCCTGGGTTTCCAGCATCCAGAGCACCTTTGGCAAAGATGTCTACCATTATGTGGGGCAGGACATTGTCATTTATGAATCCATAGACTCCTATGGAGCAGTGATGTGGCCAGCG GCCTtggctctctgctctttcctgGACAACAACAGGGATGAGGTGAACCTGCAGGGGAAGGAGGTGCTGGAGCTGGGAGCAGGAACAGGACTGGTAACCATCGTGGCCAGTCTGCTTG gagcttcagtcacgTCCACAGACTTACCGGAGGTGTTGAGTAACCTCAGGGCCAATGTGATGAGGAACACCCGGAAGCATTGCAGACACACACCCGAGGTGGAAGTTCTATCCTGGGGCTACGACCTGGAGCGCACCCACCCTACATCCATTTACCGGTACGACTACATTCTGGCAGCTGATGTGGTCTACCATCACGACTTCTTAGACGAGCTCCTGGCCACCATGAAGCATTTCTGCCGACCAGGAACGACTGTGATCTGGGCCAACAAGGTCAGGATGGAGAATGATCTGACTTTCACTGAGAACTTTAAAAAGGCCTTTCACACAAGTTTACTGGCTGAAGACGGAGACATGAAGATCTTCATGGGAACATGCAGACACTGA